A stretch of Paenibacillus peoriae DNA encodes these proteins:
- a CDS encoding DUF4153 domain-containing protein: MHDKMNGTSLPKTSFLSAFAGAIVLALVHQYLFFGHGLGVSMPIFVIGFYAYMYAFNRDRFQLKSWIGRLLFVIIFMLALTYVLFNNPILYVLNALAIPALISVHMVLLFGEKRHGWSEPGIIGQALSHWFYQNFRHIVTPFRMFKTAAFRNVKDERKRVLGKVIIGLLIALPLLLIIISLLASADGMFEKLLSGIPEWIGTLTFGSGLPRLIWICFFTFCFFCYLWGFVQPAPRNTQRETQSSTVPYHEPVAIKFDPVITATVLIVMNLVYVVFVVLQFGYLFGAWEGALPEGTSYAEYARRGFGELVMVTGINFVLMISVLKWTEFGSGIVQKMNSGLLYILVGCSGVMLYSGYTRLVMYEEAYGYTYTRYLVHAFMIFLGLLLLIAAMRIHFRQLPLAKYYIVLALVAYVVVNYVGIDIRIAENNLERYRTTSVIDKEYLSELSADAIPLLIDFSRKEHGALDEFLQARLTSMTREESAWSEFNWAKYRAQRELHNYILE; this comes from the coding sequence ATGCATGACAAGATGAATGGAACGTCTTTGCCGAAAACGTCGTTTCTGTCTGCCTTTGCTGGCGCAATTGTGTTGGCGCTGGTTCATCAATATCTGTTCTTCGGACATGGGCTGGGCGTGTCTATGCCAATTTTTGTTATTGGGTTTTACGCCTATATGTATGCCTTTAATCGAGATCGTTTCCAGCTCAAATCATGGATAGGGCGTTTGCTGTTTGTGATCATTTTCATGCTGGCATTGACATACGTGCTGTTCAATAATCCGATCCTATATGTGTTAAATGCGCTGGCGATACCTGCTCTGATTAGCGTACATATGGTGCTGCTGTTCGGGGAGAAAAGGCATGGCTGGTCAGAACCCGGTATTATCGGTCAGGCGCTAAGCCATTGGTTTTATCAAAATTTTCGCCATATCGTGACTCCGTTTCGAATGTTTAAGACGGCAGCCTTTCGGAATGTAAAGGATGAGCGTAAGCGTGTATTGGGTAAAGTGATAATCGGTCTACTTATTGCCTTGCCGTTGCTACTCATTATTATATCTCTGCTGGCTTCGGCAGACGGGATGTTCGAAAAGTTGTTATCTGGCATACCCGAATGGATTGGCACATTGACCTTTGGGAGTGGTTTGCCGCGGCTGATCTGGATCTGCTTTTTCACCTTCTGTTTCTTCTGTTACTTGTGGGGATTTGTACAGCCTGCTCCGCGTAATACGCAGAGAGAAACTCAGTCATCAACAGTACCTTACCACGAGCCGGTTGCGATCAAGTTTGATCCTGTAATTACCGCTACGGTGCTGATTGTCATGAATTTGGTGTATGTTGTGTTCGTCGTGTTGCAGTTCGGATATTTGTTTGGTGCATGGGAAGGTGCTCTGCCCGAAGGAACCTCGTATGCCGAATATGCGAGAAGAGGATTCGGGGAGCTGGTTATGGTAACAGGTATCAACTTTGTGCTGATGATCAGTGTATTGAAGTGGACTGAATTTGGCTCAGGTATAGTGCAAAAAATGAACAGCGGCCTGCTGTACATACTCGTGGGTTGTTCGGGTGTGATGCTGTATTCGGGATATACCCGGCTGGTTATGTACGAAGAAGCATACGGCTATACGTACACCCGCTATTTGGTACACGCGTTTATGATTTTTCTGGGCTTGCTACTGCTTATTGCAGCAATGCGCATTCATTTCCGTCAACTGCCGTTGGCGAAATATTATATTGTACTCGCTCTGGTCGCCTATGTCGTCGTGAACTATGTGGGCATTGATATACGGATTGCTGAAAATAATCTCGAACGGTATCGCACGACATCGGTGATAGATAAGGAATATTTGAGTGAGCTATCGGCGGACGCGATTCCGCTGCTGATTGACTTTAGCCGTAAGGAACATGGAGCGCTGGATGAGTTTTTACAAGCCCGTTTGACGAGCATGACGAGAGAAGAATCGGCTTGGTCTGAATTCAATTGGGCAAAGTATCGAGCGCAACGAGAATTGCACAACTATATTTTGGAATGA
- a CDS encoding transcriptional regulator, translating to MKETTTIRAELEQYIRREGITISKFGENTGINAGTISAIINGNRPIAMLLLDRIGAGMGLEEGSLYELYIDEFIRNTAPNWRRVRPFLHRCAELNKLDCIKQVVEFMMDYLIYAPALFETAEELFSEGKLEAAAIIYKNVSESEKYQHSERLALCQYRLFTIAVGDDQDENLWSATHFESFVDRLGEADQLDALRDLANTYASLRRWDKVEWYAEKMAQKAKVQYEQKYGNTRRPERGKEPKGPLFMYIVYSYVLRAGVWDERGDYQKALEFVSLYSDLSWVQEDTEEARRLKALCSNWAEANGYLYQLMSGSLDVIPQYVDYLEKNEGEILVGLHKIMVAANRYDFNVDHVLQRFEKQIEAFADQHVKVGTYTEQMSADLYARFLAEMACYDLNKHRYTKGMKFLLESLSYSVVLNGNPVTIKCVGLFEKYRHTATSQDKEEYKNLLGEVEYIHDKKDRFFSARI from the coding sequence GATGCTGCTGTTGGATAGGATTGGTGCAGGCATGGGGCTTGAAGAAGGGAGCCTCTATGAGTTATACATTGATGAATTTATACGGAATACGGCACCGAATTGGCGACGGGTTCGTCCCTTTTTGCATCGCTGTGCAGAGCTGAACAAACTGGATTGTATTAAGCAAGTCGTGGAGTTTATGATGGACTATCTCATATACGCCCCAGCTTTGTTTGAGACAGCAGAAGAATTATTCAGCGAAGGTAAGCTCGAGGCTGCTGCAATTATTTATAAAAATGTTTCGGAAAGTGAGAAGTACCAACATTCAGAGCGTCTGGCGCTCTGCCAATACCGTTTATTTACGATTGCCGTTGGTGATGACCAGGACGAAAATTTATGGTCAGCCACACATTTCGAAAGCTTTGTGGACCGACTGGGTGAAGCAGACCAACTGGATGCCTTAAGAGACTTGGCTAATACCTATGCCTCCTTGCGGCGTTGGGATAAAGTAGAATGGTATGCTGAAAAAATGGCTCAAAAAGCCAAGGTACAATACGAGCAAAAATACGGAAATACCAGAAGACCGGAGCGTGGCAAGGAACCTAAGGGTCCTTTGTTTATGTATATTGTATATTCTTACGTGCTGCGTGCCGGGGTGTGGGATGAGCGCGGGGATTATCAGAAGGCACTGGAATTTGTATCCCTATACTCTGATTTGAGCTGGGTGCAAGAGGATACGGAAGAAGCTCGGCGTTTGAAGGCCCTTTGTAGCAACTGGGCTGAGGCCAACGGGTATTTATACCAGTTGATGTCCGGCAGTCTGGATGTGATTCCACAGTATGTAGATTATTTGGAAAAAAACGAAGGCGAAATTCTCGTGGGGTTACATAAAATTATGGTAGCGGCCAACCGTTATGATTTTAATGTAGACCATGTACTGCAACGTTTTGAAAAACAAATTGAGGCATTTGCAGATCAGCATGTTAAGGTAGGCACTTATACGGAGCAAATGTCAGCAGATCTCTATGCACGATTTTTGGCAGAGATGGCTTGTTATGATCTCAACAAACACCGTTATACCAAAGGTATGAAATTCTTGCTTGAGAGCCTTTCTTATTCCGTCGTGCTGAATGGTAATCCTGTCACCATCAAATGTGTAGGATTATTTGAAAAGTATCGGCATACTGCCACTTCTCAGGACAAAGAGGAATATAAAAACTTACTTGGAGAGGTAGAGTACATCCATGATAAAAAAGATCGTTTTTTCTCTGCTCGCATTTAA
- a CDS encoding ABC transporter substrate-binding protein, with amino-acid sequence MKLHAQFLRLHSHAADDKDENHTIETTLDELAAIFDCTHRNALMIIQKMEQHDWIQWTPRRGRGRRSSLRFLIQPEDIAVQSMMQAIDRHDIKRALDEIRVHSRSSTMQEHLQGWLLNYFGHHAEVRSDQQQIDTLRLPIRQQLYTLDPLYLNWLAESFVSSHVFDGLARRANESGEILPGLAHAWEVDTTRTQWTFFLRKEVLFHNGKILTAEDVVYTFERLSRAPGRRLYHFIVRQIQHVQALSPTMVRFVLKEPNELFLSFLCTSRAAIVPRELNQVGEAAFGIHPVGTGAFKVTEMNESLCTLEAFAPYFQGRAHLDRVEIVQLPWATKLESPDTEDTASSFHIIHNPVSAGDTDTAWSQIHSAASVRKFITCNTHKDGPLRNPEIRARIVACLDHRSLPPAVNSSNDSFEPLAALQIATIPEYKADADRVAAQLESCGYTCNIVAASMNEFKSSSIRMESDLIIFSLFRDRDEQLRLFDLYLNVSGHVEPHSRVDIERLLREIAREADHTVRAQQFEHIETRLMDEHQLHILYEKPVQTAYLPSVRGVSFNSQGWVDLRHVWFPPAVPPSSKP; translated from the coding sequence ATGAAACTCCATGCCCAATTTTTACGACTTCACTCACACGCAGCTGACGACAAGGACGAAAACCATACTATAGAGACGACGCTGGATGAGCTGGCAGCTATTTTTGACTGTACTCACCGCAACGCCTTGATGATCATTCAGAAAATGGAGCAGCATGACTGGATACAATGGACTCCCCGCCGAGGCAGAGGCCGCCGCTCCAGTCTGCGCTTCCTTATTCAGCCGGAAGACATTGCCGTGCAATCCATGATGCAAGCCATAGACCGCCATGATATCAAACGCGCGCTGGATGAGATCCGAGTTCATTCGCGCTCCTCCACCATGCAAGAGCATTTGCAAGGCTGGCTGCTAAATTATTTTGGGCACCACGCGGAGGTGCGCAGTGATCAGCAGCAGATCGACACGCTGCGTCTGCCTATTCGCCAGCAACTTTATACGCTGGACCCGTTGTACTTGAACTGGCTTGCCGAGTCCTTCGTATCCAGCCACGTCTTTGATGGCCTGGCCCGTCGGGCGAACGAAAGCGGCGAGATTTTGCCGGGATTGGCGCACGCTTGGGAGGTGGACACCACTCGTACACAGTGGACTTTTTTCCTGCGTAAAGAAGTGCTGTTTCATAACGGAAAAATACTCACCGCTGAAGACGTCGTCTATACCTTTGAGCGACTGAGTCGGGCCCCGGGAAGGAGACTTTACCATTTTATCGTCCGGCAAATTCAGCACGTCCAGGCGTTAAGTCCGACGATGGTACGTTTCGTACTAAAGGAGCCAAACGAGCTATTTCTATCCTTCCTGTGTACCAGCCGGGCTGCGATTGTGCCGCGTGAGCTTAATCAGGTGGGTGAAGCCGCCTTTGGCATCCACCCTGTCGGTACAGGGGCATTCAAAGTCACGGAAATGAACGAGAGCCTGTGTACACTGGAGGCTTTCGCACCTTATTTTCAAGGCCGAGCTCATCTGGACCGAGTGGAAATTGTCCAACTCCCGTGGGCGACTAAGCTGGAATCGCCGGATACGGAAGACACCGCTTCTTCTTTTCACATTATCCATAATCCCGTATCGGCGGGAGATACGGATACCGCATGGAGCCAGATTCACTCAGCGGCTTCGGTACGCAAATTTATCACATGTAATACACACAAGGATGGACCGCTGCGTAACCCAGAAATACGTGCCCGCATTGTAGCATGTCTGGATCATCGCTCCCTTCCTCCAGCAGTAAATTCATCTAACGATTCTTTTGAACCACTGGCGGCACTGCAAATTGCTACCATTCCCGAGTATAAAGCGGACGCAGACCGGGTTGCGGCTCAGCTCGAATCCTGTGGGTATACCTGTAACATCGTGGCCGCATCTATGAATGAATTCAAAAGCTCATCTATCCGTATGGAGTCAGACTTAATCATCTTTTCTCTCTTTCGTGACCGTGATGAGCAATTACGCCTGTTTGACTTGTATCTGAATGTATCCGGACATGTTGAGCCTCATAGCCGTGTGGATATCGAAAGACTGCTGCGTGAAATTGCACGGGAGGCCGATCACACTGTTAGGGCGCAGCAATTTGAACATATCGAAACTCGGCTCATGGATGAGCACCAGCTGCATATTTTATATGAAAAACCCGTTCAGACGGCCTATCTCCCTTCTGTGCGCGGCGTATCTTTTAACAGTCAGGGCTGGGTGGATCTGCGTCATGTCTGGTTTCCACCTGCTGTACCTCCATCATCCAAGCCTTGA